The proteins below come from a single Oerskovia jenensis genomic window:
- the rnc gene encoding ribonuclease III, protein MTPDAPAAAGLLERLGIHLDPELLVLALTHRSFAHEHGGIPTNERLEFLGDAVLGLVVTEALYRRHPDLPEGELAKMRAATVSQKSLAAIARTLGLGGYILLGKGEVRTRGNDKDSILSDTVEALIGATYLSHGLEVTRELVHRLVDPTLAVAADLGAGLDWKTSLQEAAAARNLGAPAYTSQGDGPDHARTFMSEVSLDGVVYGTGNGSAKKYAEQDAAEMAYRAIVELPLPASRAPDQDQDEPDEPGTTVA, encoded by the coding sequence GTGACGCCGGACGCCCCCGCGGCCGCCGGTCTTCTCGAGAGGCTCGGGATCCACCTGGATCCCGAGCTTCTCGTGCTTGCACTGACGCACCGTTCCTTCGCGCACGAGCACGGCGGGATCCCCACCAACGAGCGCCTCGAGTTCCTCGGCGACGCGGTCCTGGGCCTGGTCGTGACCGAGGCCCTGTACCGCCGACACCCGGACCTCCCCGAGGGTGAGCTCGCCAAGATGCGTGCCGCCACGGTCTCGCAGAAGTCCCTCGCCGCGATCGCGCGCACCCTGGGGCTCGGCGGGTACATCCTGCTCGGCAAGGGCGAGGTGCGCACGCGCGGGAACGACAAGGACTCGATCCTGTCGGACACCGTCGAGGCCCTCATCGGCGCGACCTACCTGAGCCACGGCCTCGAGGTCACGCGCGAGCTGGTGCACCGGCTCGTGGACCCGACGCTCGCCGTCGCCGCAGACCTGGGTGCGGGCCTCGACTGGAAGACGTCGCTCCAGGAGGCCGCGGCCGCACGGAACCTCGGTGCGCCCGCCTACACGAGCCAGGGTGACGGACCCGACCACGCCCGCACCTTCATGTCCGAGGTCTCGCTCGACGGCGTCGTCTACGGCACGGGCAACGGCTCGGCCAAGAAGTACGCCGAGCAGGACGCCGCCGAGATGGCCTACCGGGCGATCGTCGAGCTGCCGCTGCCCGCCTCGCGGGCACCCGACCAGGACCAGGACGAGCCCGACGAGCCGGGCACCACCGTTGCCTGA
- the rpmF gene encoding 50S ribosomal protein L32: MAVPKRKMSRSNTRARRSQWKTTAANLTTCPQCKGDKLSHAACPTCGTYKSRQYVEALRTEHAG, encoded by the coding sequence GTGGCTGTTCCGAAGCGCAAGATGTCGCGCAGCAACACCCGTGCGCGTCGTTCGCAGTGGAAGACCACCGCCGCGAACCTCACGACCTGCCCGCAGTGCAAGGGCGACAAGCTGTCGCACGCTGCGTGCCCGACCTGCGGCACCTACAAGAGCCGTCAGTACGTCGAGGCGCTGCGCACCGAGCACGCAGGCTGA
- a CDS encoding YceD family protein: MEEPITLDSRSPLVLDTYELGRRPGSMREVTRSVKAPADLGTVVIGIPEGTDLELDVRLESVMDGVLVTGTAQAQAVGECVRCLEPVTADVVADIQELFVYPERAKAAAESGDDEDEVYELEGDLIDLEPALRDSVVTALPFRPLCQPDCQGLCSECGARLAEDPDHSHDIVDPRWSALQSMLEDPSVSDETKES; encoded by the coding sequence CCTCTTGTGCTCGACACGTACGAGCTCGGTCGGCGTCCCGGATCGATGCGTGAGGTGACTCGCTCGGTCAAGGCCCCGGCCGACCTCGGAACCGTCGTGATCGGCATCCCTGAAGGCACCGACCTCGAGCTGGACGTCCGGCTCGAATCGGTGATGGACGGTGTGCTGGTGACGGGGACTGCTCAGGCCCAGGCGGTCGGGGAATGCGTGCGGTGCTTGGAACCGGTGACGGCTGACGTCGTCGCGGACATCCAGGAGCTGTTCGTGTATCCCGAGCGTGCGAAGGCCGCGGCAGAGTCCGGTGACGACGAGGACGAGGTGTACGAGCTCGAGGGCGACCTGATCGATCTCGAGCCCGCGCTTCGGGATTCCGTCGTCACTGCACTACCATTCAGACCGTTGTGTCAGCCCGATTGCCAGGGCCTGTGCTCCGAGTGCGGAGCACGTCTGGCTGAGGATCCTGATCACTCGCACGACATTGTCGATCCCCGGTGGTCGGCACTACAGAGCATGCTCGAGGATCCGAGCGTGTCCGACGAGACGAAAGAGAGCTAG